One part of the Chryseobacterium mulctrae genome encodes these proteins:
- a CDS encoding alpha/beta fold hydrolase yields the protein MIEEVIDVKGKNLFIKFNNSFENKPTIVFLHDSLGSTQLWRDFPEKLAEETRCNALVYDRLGYGKSFSMTTHERENNYMELEADALNDLLSELNINDAILFGHSDGGTIALMAASKYSEKVKAVICEAGHIFVEDITVKGVKEALNAYNTTNLPQRLEKYHGDKVEMIVKAWTEIWLSDKFKSWNIEYLLKNIISPLLFIQGENDEYGTLDQVEKTVSQVKGTADKFIIPNIGHTPHKESPEIVLNKSIEFINSVIN from the coding sequence ATGATTGAAGAGGTAATTGATGTAAAGGGGAAAAACTTATTTATAAAATTTAATAATTCATTCGAAAATAAACCCACCATCGTTTTTTTACATGATTCTTTAGGTTCGACTCAGCTTTGGAGGGATTTTCCTGAAAAATTGGCTGAAGAAACTCGATGTAATGCTTTAGTATATGATCGTTTAGGATATGGAAAATCTTTTTCGATGACTACCCATGAAAGGGAAAATAATTACATGGAACTTGAAGCTGATGCATTGAATGATTTGCTTTCTGAATTGAATATTAATGATGCCATTCTTTTCGGGCACAGCGATGGCGGAACGATTGCTTTAATGGCTGCCTCAAAATATTCTGAAAAAGTAAAAGCTGTGATTTGTGAAGCTGGACATATATTTGTTGAAGATATAACGGTAAAAGGAGTGAAGGAAGCGTTAAATGCTTACAACACCACAAACCTACCACAACGTCTGGAAAAATATCACGGAGACAAAGTAGAAATGATTGTCAAAGCATGGACTGAAATTTGGCTTAGCGACAAGTTCAAAAGCTGGAATATTGAGTATTTATTGAAAAATATAATAAGTCCTCTATTATTTATTCAGGGAGAGAATGATGAATATGGAACTTTAGACCAAGTTGAAAAAACAGTTTCGCAGGTTAAAGGAACTGCCGATAAATTTATCATTCCAAATATTGGACATACCCCACACAAAGAATCTCCGGAAATAGTTTTAAATAAATCAATTGAATTTATAAATTCTGTTATCAATTAA